The nucleotide window GGCGCTGGCTTCGATCATTTATTTCTCGGCGCTCAAGTCCGGGCCGGTGCTACATGCCTGGCTGATCCCGATTCTGCTGTCCATCACCGTACCGGTGACCACCCTGTTGCTGGCCCGGGCGGCGTTGTTCCGCAAGCGCATGGCCGGGGATGATGTGCCGACGGAAGTGAGTAGCCGGCGTCAGTGAAGGATCGGACGGTGCAAACCTGTAGGAGCAAAGCTTGCTCGCGATCGCAACAGACCAGTCAACATCGTTGCTGACTGACTTACCGCTATCGCGAGCAAGCTTTGCTCCCGCAAGATCTCCCACGCCACCACAGTGGTGTTGTCTTTCAGGCCCAGGCCACCGCCAGCAACCCGGCGCCCAGTACGACACACAACGGCGAATAGACCCAGGTGTCGAGCCGGGCGAAAGTCGATTCCTTGAATTCCTTGAAGAAGCCCACCAGGTTCGATTCGCCAATGGCCCGGGCAAACATCAGCAAGGCAATCGCGCTGATCAGCCATTGCAGCGCTCGATGGGTGACGGGTGGCGCCAACAGGCCGCCGCGCAGGCACACCAGCACGGCAATGAACAGCAGCGCCAGGGCCACTAACAGGGTCAACCAGCCCGAGGGCTCGAACGCCGGGCGCAGGATATCCCCCTGCTTGACCGGAACCTGGGGTACCACCGCCTGGGCCGCCCAGCGTCCACCCAGAGCCCAGTACAAATGAATCAAACTGATGGTCGCAAACACCGCGACCAGCGTCCGTGCCAATAAAAGCGTCATTCGCCAGCCTCCTGGAAAAGGTTGAACAATCATCCTAGCTCGAATTTGGCATTTCGCAGGACGGACGCAGATTGCCCGGTTCCAGCGGATGACACATTGCTCGGGATCAAGTGTTCAAACACCGGCAATCGGCACTACAGACCGGCAGACACCTTCTCCGCCACCTCGCTGGGCACCCAGGCCTGCCACACCTGGGGATGGGCCTTGAGGAACGCTTCGGCCGCCTCGCGGGGCGGCGTGCGCTTTTCGCTCATCTCGGCCAGGGCCTTGTTCAAAGGATCAATGGGCAGGTCGACCTTGCTGAAGAACTCGGCGATGTCCGGATGCTGTTGCTGGAACGGCGCCGAGACGCCGATCGACAGCTTCGACGCCAGCGAGCGGGTCGGCCTGGGATTGGGATTATCGGCATCGGTCAAGGTTTTCCAGGCCTCGGCATCGAAGGGCGGCTCCTGCAGCTGCACCAGCTTGAATCGCCCGAGCAGCGGCGTGGGCGACCAGTAATAGAACAGGATCGGTTTGCCCCGGCGAATCGACGAGGTGATTTCCGCGTCCAGCGCCGCCCCGGAGCCACTGCGAAAATTCACATAACTGTCAGTCAAGCCATATGCCTTGAGCTTCTGCTTGTTGACGACCTCGGATGTCCAGCCGATGGGGCTGTTGAGGAAGCGCCCCTTGTCGGGACTCTCCGGGTCCTTGAACACATGCTTGTAGCGCGCCAGGTCGCTGACGCTGCGAAGGTCCGGCGCCAGGGGCTTGATGCCCTTGGCGGGATCGCCCTTGATCACGTATTCCGGTACCCACCAGCCTTCCGTCGCGCCCTTGACCGTATCGCCCAGGGCGATCACCTTGCCCTCGGCTTCGGCCTTGACCCACACCGGACTGCGACCGGCCCACTCTTCGCCGATGACTTGTATGTCGTTATTGGCCAGCGCGGTTTCCAGGGTGATGGTGGTGCCCGGCAAGGTGTCGGTTTTCAAGCCGTAGCCTTTTTCGACGATGATCCGCAGGATATCGGTGATCAGGCTGCCACTTTCCCAGTTCAGGTCGGCGAAGTGGATCGGTGCCGGAGCAGCCGATGCCGGAAATGGCGAAGCCAGCACAGCACAGGTGGCCCAGGCAACCAGCCACTGTCGAACTCGTTTCATGCGATGTTCCTCATACCAGACAGCAATAGCTGAATAATTCAGTCAACTGACTGTAGCCGAGGTTCCAGCAAAACGGTCGCCGCCCCTGGGTATCACTCGCTGGCCTTGAACGTCACCAGTTCGCCCTTGCGCCATTTCGCGGCTTTGGCGGTGACCGCCTTGAGGGTCTTGGTCAAACCTTCTTGCAACTGTTCGTTCGCCGCATACACGGTCACGACGCTGTGGCCTTCCTTGAACAGGATGGCCTGGCCGCCAGGGGTCGTGACGAACGCGTACTCCCCAAGGCCATAGACCGTCAGTTTGATTTCGCGAAACCTGATCTCGAACTTGCCCCCTTCGCGACTCGGCAATACCGCTGCACGAAAATGGTCACCCACCTTGAGCTCGAGCCTGGGCTTGTCATCGACCACAAGGGCCGATTCGGTGTCGATTTCGGCGACATAGATACCTTCGGCGGTCTGCTCGGTGATGTAGACGAAACGTGACTGGAACAGTTTGACCAGTTTTGCCCGCAGGTCACCCAGTACAAATAACGCATGCGTGTCGAGATTACTTACTGCCAAGGAAACATCCCCATCTTTGAAAACGGTCCGCTCCGCAGAAAGGACGGACCACGAGAACCCGTGCCGACGTAGTGTCGCAATGGACCTGTAACTGAAATTCGAAGTGAACGGCGCACCCTGTCCCGGGCAAGAGAAGACTAAAGGATTGCCACTCTCGCCGTCTTTCCCGGGAAGTCGTCAGAAGCTGAAGGAAATAGCCACTCTGCGCATCGGAAAAGGTGGGACTACTAACTTTAGGGAAAATTCTCACTTAAAAAAGCATTTTTCTGACATCGAGCCTAAAAAAAATTGCTTTAGATAGGCGCAACCGTCCATGCAGCGCTGTTGATTCTAGAGCAGCCGGAGGGGCAGAGACTACTTGAAATACCTGGCAATTCGTCGGTAAACCATAGAAAAGGAATTCACATGGGCACTTTCACAACCTTGCTCCACCCCGCCACACCACACATCGTCAATCCCCATGACGCCTTTGACGGGATTCATTACCTGCCGGTCTCGCTGATTCAACCGCGATATCGGGTCGTCCTGGCCGGCAAATGTTTTTTCCATATTGAAGAAACATCGACTGGACGTGTAAGAGGTTTCCGTACCGACCATAACGAAGCCTGCTACTTGGCCAGGCATCTCGAGCGAAGTACCGGGACACAGCAATAATCGAACTCCTGACGCGCGCTTGCCTCAGATAAAGGGACGCAACCGACGCGCCATGACGGCGCATGCCCAAAGGAGAACCCCATGGAACAGCCTTCCCACGAGCTCAAGACCTTGTTCGATCAACTGGGCCTGCCCTCGGACGAAAAAGCCATCGACAGTTTCATCATGGCACACCCCCTGGACCCGGAGACAAAACTGGTGGAGGCCGATTTCTGGTCGGATCAGCAAAAGGACCTGCTACGGGAATGGTTGCTCGCCGATGGCGAAGAGGCGGTGCTGGTGGATCAACTGAACGTACGCCTGCACGACGGCAAATAGCGGCTCAACGGCATTTGCTTTGTGGGAGCGAGCTTGCTCGCGATAGCGGTGGGTCAGTAGGCATTGATGTCGGCTGTGCCACCGCCATCGCGAGCAGGCTCGCTCCCACAAGGTCCCGGAGCACCACAAGTCCCCTGTGGGAGCGAGCCTGCTCGCGATGGCAATAACCCTGCCACTCAGGCATCCACTGATGCACCGCTCATCGTGCCTTCTCGGGCTTATAGCCCAACCGCAATCCACCCCAGTGGCGGCCCTTGATCATGATGGGCACGGACAGGTCGTGCATCAGCTCGCCCGTGTCGCGGGTATAGGTCTGCAACAGCACCGGTTGCTGGTGGCTGCCGCATCGAATCCCGGTGCGATCGGAGAACTTGCGCTTGGTACGGTTGTTCAGCGTGTCGACGGCAGGATCGCCGGTCAACGGCTGACTGAAGACCTTGTTATGGGTCGGCACATACCCCTGCTGGGTGCAGGCAATCGCAAACACCAGGCCGTCATGCCGGGTGAGCAAAGGCTCCTGGATGGCCGGCAGGACCTGGTCGGTATAACGGTCGAAACGGGTCTGGAACTTGGCGGGATGGGTATTGGGAATGGCCTGGTAGTTACGATCGAACAGATCGTCCAGGCTGATACGTCCTTGATCGACATCCGCCTCGAATTGCGCGGCGATCTGGCTCGCGCCTTCACGCGCCAGGTCGTAGACCCGTTGGTGATAATCGTCGAGCCCCACCTCGGCCAGGCGCTCGCTGATGGTTTCAGCCTGGCCTTCCATCTGCACGGCCGCTTCGGCCAGGCGTTGGGTCTGCTGGTCGCTGATGGACAGGTCCCCGCGCATCTGTTCAATGGCATGGAACAGGCTGTCGAGTTGTTCGCGGTTGGTGTCGGTGCCCTGGGCAATGGCGCTGACCTGGGTTTCGACACCGGCGGCGAGCCGGGCAATGTTCTCCAGGTGTTGGCCGGTGTGCTCGACTTGCTGCACACCACTGTCCAGATCGGCTGCCAGCTGACGGATCTGCTCGACGACCTGGGCGGTGCGCTGCTGGATATCCGCCACCATGACCCCGACCTCGCCGGTCGCCGCCGCCGTGCGGCCCGCCAGGCCACGGACTTCATCGGCCACCACGGCGAAGCCACGGCCATGCTCGCCGGCCCGCGCCGCTTCGATGGCCGCGTTCAGCGCCAGCAGGTTGGTCTGGCTGGCAATCGATTGAATCACCAGGCTGACCCGCTGGATCTCGTCGCTGCGCACGCTCAAGGCCTCGATCAACTCGCGACTGTCGTTTGCCCGCTGGCTGAGCTGGTGCATGCGGCTGATGGACTCCACCAGTTCGCTGCGCCCGGCAACGCTGCTGCGATGGGCTTCGCTGGCGGCGCCCAGGGCTTGCTGGCTGAGTTGGGAAGTGGCCTGTTCGGTGGCGATCATCGCTTCGGCATTGCTGACGATCTGTGCGGCCGCGTCGAGTTGTGACTGGACCTTGCCGGCCAGTTGCCTGACCGAATAGGCGACGCCAGCGGCCGACAACGCGTTATGACTGGTGGTGTAGGACAGGTCACGGGTCAGCTCGGCCAGTGAGCCGGTATTCGACGACGGTTGGGGCACGGTGGCCAGGCGCGAGCGCAGGCGTGGCAACCAGACGATCAGCATCGCCAGGGGCAGGCCCAGGTACAGCGACCAGCCTCCCAGCACCATGCCGCACAGCAGCAAGGTCAGAGCAAGACTCTGCAAGGTCGGCGTCAGCCAGCGCGCCGTGCTTTTTGTAGCCGATACCGAGGCAGGCACCGCCGCCAGAGATCCATCTGTCGCCATGTTTGTCACCACACTTCTCGTTGTTATGCCAGCATTAAACGCCACTACCGAGCCATTATCCATGGTCCATTAGTCGCGTTCTTGCAGCAGATCAACGCAGCGGGGTGATTTTCGAGGGGCCGCTACAGGGTCTGGGCGGGAGCAAGCGCCCTCGCCACAAGGTCTGGTATCTCGAATGGCAGGTAGCGGATCAGGCCTGACGCTGGTGCTTGTCGATCTGCTCGTGACGTTCCTGAGCTTCGATGCAGTACTTGGTGGTCGGGCTGATCAGCAGGCGCTTGAGGCCGATCGGCTCGCCGCTGTCGTCGCACCAGCCGAAGCTTTCGTCGTTGATGCGGTCCAGGGCCTGCTCCAGTTGGGGCAGCATGCGCTGGTCACGATCGATGGCGTTAACCAGCCAGGTGCGCTCTTCTTCTACGGAAGCAGCGTCGGCCGGGTCAGCCGGGGAATCCAGGCTTTCAATGGCGATTCGGTTCTGTTCGATGCGCTCGTGGGTTTCGACTTTCATGTTCTGCAACAGCTTGGTGAAGAAAGCCAGCTGCTCGGCGTTCATGTAGTCATCCGCCGGCATGGCCAGCAACTTTTCCTTTGTCATTGATATCTCTATAAAAAAACGTGCATTAAGGCGAATTATGGAGCGTTCCGCAGCGCAGCTGCCACGCTCGTCAGGAAGGCGCCGTCTATTCCAAGCGCCACCCGGCACTCAATTTACGAGGGGCGGCAGTCTAAGGCCGAGTCGAGGCCTCAGCAACCGAAAACATGGGAAAATGTCCGACAACCCCTTCAAATGTTCTCTGACAGGCTTCTGGCGATCATCGGAGTGCGTTTATAACAAGAAATTCGCTGCGATGGCTGTATTAAGAAGACAAATGGCAACGCCACGCAGGTCAGGCGTGGCGCTTTGTCGCAGTACGGTGGCCGTTAACGCTTGAGCTTGCGCTTGTTGCGGTACTGGTCGATGACCACCGCGACCACAATGATCAGCCCCTTGATGATGTCCTGGATGTAGGCATCGACGCCGACGAACGTGAAGCCGCTGGCCATGACGCCAAGGATCAGCGCACCGATCACCGTCCCGGTGATGCGCCCCACTCCACCGGCCAGGCTCGTGCCGCCGATCACCGCCGCGGCAATCGCATCCAGTTCATAGGACATGCCCATGCCGGCCTGCCCGGTGGCGGCCCGCGCCGAGGCCACCACCCCGGCGAGCCCCGCCAGCAACCCGGCGATGCTGTAGACGATGACCAGATGCCGCTTGACGTTGATCCCCGAGGTACGCGCCGCCTGCATATTGCCGCCGATGGCATAGGTGTATTTGCCGTACTTGGTGTAGCGCAGGGCAATATGGAAAATCGCCGCCACCACCAGGAAGATGATCACCGGCATGGCGCCATGACCGATGGCGGTGTAGGAATCCGACAGCATGCTCACCGGCTGGCCTTCGGTGTAGTAACGCGCCAGGCCACGGGCCGACACCATCATGCCGAGCGTGGCAATAAAGGGCGGGATGCCGGTGACGGCGATGATGCTGCCGTTGATCGCCCCGGCCAGCAGCCCCACGCCCAACCCCGCCACTACCGGTATCCATACCGGCAGATCGGTGAGGGACGGAAACACCGCTCGGGCAAAATCCGAGGTCTGGGCCAGACTTGCGGCAATCATGGCCGACAACGCCAGCACGGAACCGGACGACAGGTCGATGCCGGTGGTGATGATGACCTGGGTCACGCCGATGGCCAGCAGGCCGATGATCGACACCTGCAGAATCATCAGGACCAGGCGCTGGGAGTTCATTAGAAAACTCTGGTCGCGCATGATCCAGCCGAACAACTCGAACACCAGGCCAATGCCGATCAGCACCAGGAAGATACTCAGCTCCGTCGGCAAGCGCCGGCGCGTCCTGGCCGGTGCGGCCGCGGGTTTGTTTTCCAGTATCGCGTTCATTGCCATTCACCTTTTCTTGTTCTTTGGCGAGGAGTGCTCTCTGCCGGGAGATGTAGCGGCCCAGCGGGGATAAATCCCCTCGCCACAGTGTTGCTCGACTTTATTTTTTGAACGGGCGCGTCAGGCCAGGCCGGAGGCCAACTGCATGACCCGCTCCTGGGTCGCTTCGCTCCGGCCGAGGGTGCCCATCAGGTCGCCTTCGTGCATCACCAGGACCCGGTCGCTCATGCCCAGCACTTCCGGCAGCTCGGAGGAGATCATGATGACCGCCATGCCCTCACCCGCCAGGTAGGCAATGAGCCGGTAGATCTCGGCCTTGGCGCCAACATCGATGCCACGGGTCGGCTCGTCGAGGATCAGGATCCGCGGGTTGGTCATCAGCCAGCGGGCCAGCAGCGCCTTCTGTTGATTGCCGCCGGACAGGGTGTCGATGCACTGCTCCAGGGACGGGGTCTTGACCCGCAGCTTCTTGCACATGTCTTCGCACAACGCGCGCAAGGCTTTCTGCTGGATGAAACCGTTGCCGACGTAATGGGGCAGCACGGCCATTTCCATGTTTTCCAGCACCGACAGGCACGGGAACAGCCCACTGAGCTTGCGATCCTCGGTCAGCAAGGCAAACCCTTTCTCGATGGCCATGTGCGGATCGCTGATGCGCACCGGTTGGCCATCCAGCAGAATCTCGCCGCCGGTACTGGGCGTTACACCGAAGATCGCCTCGGCCACGTTGGTCCGTCCCGAGCCCATCAGCCCGGCGATGCCGAGGATCTCCCCGGCGTGCAGGTCGAAGGAGACCCCTTTGAAGATGCCATCCAGGCTCAGGTCGCGCACCGACAACACCAACTCGCCAATGGGTTTGTCCCGCTCCGGAAACAGCTGGCTCAACTCCCGTCCGACCATCATCGAGATCAGACTGTCGCCGTTCATGCTGTCGGCCCGTTGCAGGCCGATGTAGCAGCCGTCGCGAAACACCGCCACTTCATCGGCGATGGCGAACACTTCGTTCATTTTATGGGTGATATAGATGATGCCCTTACCCTGGGCCTTGAGGTCGGCAATGATCGAGAACAGGTGGGCGACTTCCGTTTCAGTGATGGCCGAGGTCGGCTCGTCCATGATCAGGATGTCGGAGTCATAGGACACCGCTTTGGCGATTTCCACCATCTGCCGTTCGGCAATGCTCAGGTTGCCCACCTGCTCCTCGGGGTCGAGGTTGATCCGCAGGCGCTCCAGCAACCTGGCGGTGCAACGGTGCATCTCCCCGTGGTCGATCATGTGCAGGCCATTGAGCTGCTCGCGGCCGATCCAGATGTTTTCGGCAATGCTCATGTGGGGCATCAGGTTCAGTTCCTGATGGATCATCGCAATACCGGCCTGCAACGCCGCCAG belongs to Pseudomonas sp. B21-028 and includes:
- a CDS encoding Na+/H+ antiporter subunit G, with the protein product MTGHLSMWVEIPVALLLVLGSLFALVGALGLVRLKDYFQRMHPPALASTLGAWCVALASIIYFSALKSGPVLHAWLIPILLSITVPVTTLLLARAALFRKRMAGDDVPTEVSSRRQ
- a CDS encoding DUF3995 domain-containing protein, which codes for MTLLLARTLVAVFATISLIHLYWALGGRWAAQAVVPQVPVKQGDILRPAFEPSGWLTLLVALALLFIAVLVCLRGGLLAPPVTHRALQWLISAIALLMFARAIGESNLVGFFKEFKESTFARLDTWVYSPLCVVLGAGLLAVAWA
- a CDS encoding ABC transporter substrate-binding protein, which codes for MKRVRQWLVAWATCAVLASPFPASAAPAPIHFADLNWESGSLITDILRIIVEKGYGLKTDTLPGTTITLETALANNDIQVIGEEWAGRSPVWVKAEAEGKVIALGDTVKGATEGWWVPEYVIKGDPAKGIKPLAPDLRSVSDLARYKHVFKDPESPDKGRFLNSPIGWTSEVVNKQKLKAYGLTDSYVNFRSGSGAALDAEITSSIRRGKPILFYYWSPTPLLGRFKLVQLQEPPFDAEAWKTLTDADNPNPRPTRSLASKLSIGVSAPFQQQHPDIAEFFSKVDLPIDPLNKALAEMSEKRTPPREAAEAFLKAHPQVWQAWVPSEVAEKVSAGL
- a CDS encoding DUF2789 domain-containing protein, which codes for MEQPSHELKTLFDQLGLPSDEKAIDSFIMAHPLDPETKLVEADFWSDQQKDLLREWLLADGEEAVLVDQLNVRLHDGK
- a CDS encoding methyl-accepting chemotaxis protein, giving the protein MDNGSVVAFNAGITTRSVVTNMATDGSLAAVPASVSATKSTARWLTPTLQSLALTLLLCGMVLGGWSLYLGLPLAMLIVWLPRLRSRLATVPQPSSNTGSLAELTRDLSYTTSHNALSAAGVAYSVRQLAGKVQSQLDAAAQIVSNAEAMIATEQATSQLSQQALGAASEAHRSSVAGRSELVESISRMHQLSQRANDSRELIEALSVRSDEIQRVSLVIQSIASQTNLLALNAAIEAARAGEHGRGFAVVADEVRGLAGRTAAATGEVGVMVADIQQRTAQVVEQIRQLAADLDSGVQQVEHTGQHLENIARLAAGVETQVSAIAQGTDTNREQLDSLFHAIEQMRGDLSISDQQTQRLAEAAVQMEGQAETISERLAEVGLDDYHQRVYDLAREGASQIAAQFEADVDQGRISLDDLFDRNYQAIPNTHPAKFQTRFDRYTDQVLPAIQEPLLTRHDGLVFAIACTQQGYVPTHNKVFSQPLTGDPAVDTLNNRTKRKFSDRTGIRCGSHQQPVLLQTYTRDTGELMHDLSVPIMIKGRHWGGLRLGYKPEKAR
- a CDS encoding TraR/DksA family transcriptional regulator, producing the protein MTKEKLLAMPADDYMNAEQLAFFTKLLQNMKVETHERIEQNRIAIESLDSPADPADAASVEEERTWLVNAIDRDQRMLPQLEQALDRINDESFGWCDDSGEPIGLKRLLISPTTKYCIEAQERHEQIDKHQRQA
- a CDS encoding ABC transporter permease yields the protein MNAILENKPAAAPARTRRRLPTELSIFLVLIGIGLVFELFGWIMRDQSFLMNSQRLVLMILQVSIIGLLAIGVTQVIITTGIDLSSGSVLALSAMIAASLAQTSDFARAVFPSLTDLPVWIPVVAGLGVGLLAGAINGSIIAVTGIPPFIATLGMMVSARGLARYYTEGQPVSMLSDSYTAIGHGAMPVIIFLVVAAIFHIALRYTKYGKYTYAIGGNMQAARTSGINVKRHLVIVYSIAGLLAGLAGVVASARAATGQAGMGMSYELDAIAAAVIGGTSLAGGVGRITGTVIGALILGVMASGFTFVGVDAYIQDIIKGLIIVVAVVIDQYRNKRKLKR
- a CDS encoding sugar ABC transporter ATP-binding protein — encoded protein: MFASAIVSSAPAMTVPPGVLPDEPYLLEVVNVSKGFPGVVALSDVQLRVRPGSVLALMGENGAGKSTLMKIIAGIYQPDAGELRLRGKPVTFDTPLAALQAGIAMIHQELNLMPHMSIAENIWIGREQLNGLHMIDHGEMHRCTARLLERLRINLDPEEQVGNLSIAERQMVEIAKAVSYDSDILIMDEPTSAITETEVAHLFSIIADLKAQGKGIIYITHKMNEVFAIADEVAVFRDGCYIGLQRADSMNGDSLISMMVGRELSQLFPERDKPIGELVLSVRDLSLDGIFKGVSFDLHAGEILGIAGLMGSGRTNVAEAIFGVTPSTGGEILLDGQPVRISDPHMAIEKGFALLTEDRKLSGLFPCLSVLENMEMAVLPHYVGNGFIQQKALRALCEDMCKKLRVKTPSLEQCIDTLSGGNQQKALLARWLMTNPRILILDEPTRGIDVGAKAEIYRLIAYLAGEGMAVIMISSELPEVLGMSDRVLVMHEGDLMGTLGRSEATQERVMQLASGLA